GTCGATCGCTGCTTCGTACGGCcgcataaatgtgtgtgtgtaaataaatattctttaatattttcataaatgaTGAAAGCAATAATAACAAAgtatataaaacaaatgtaaataatgcataaatattcgTACAATGACGAGcgagcagacagcagacagccagacataAAGACACGACCCATTAACTTAAATGTTCTCTCTTTCACATGGggatgggactgggactgggactgttGTGTTTCATTCTCATgtgatgtttgttttttaagcTTTGGCACGTTGtcatgaaaaatgcatgcCTCGTATTTACACGAAGGGCattaattttgcaatttttcttcCGTTTCATTGCcacatacatacgagtacacATCGCTGAAATGTGTGatatacacatttatattCCATTCTTTTTGTGAGCTAAACGGTGTCAAATTGGAAATGTTTTCGCATAAATACGCGGCAGATGAAATGGAGTCATTTTCGCTGACATCTGTAAGTTAGTGACAACTCGAGGCAATTTTGTAGATTATACTCTACCTTTTACAGATTGTGCCTATTTTGATATTGACTATTAAGAGTAACTATAAAAACATTCGGATGTTAGAACTAGTTTACCTTTCGCGCACATTATTGTTGTAGAAGCTACAATAATTGGTTAATGATGGTTAAGAAAAAGATCAATATTCAACAGACCGAATCTAAATACCTGTTTCTAAATGTAAAATCCTCATTGAACGCATCAAAGGccgtatacaaaatattttcataattaatcaCATTGATTTATGTGATTTGCGTATTTTTCCTATATTTTCTgactgtttttattttctcactGAGCCCATAAATTAGCTGCaaatgctgcaactgcaaccagTTCCCGTTTAGGGGGCAGAGCTTAAGCGGCACAATggacaaattcaattatttctgAACGCTAATTAGTCTCGAAACTAGAgcaattatgattattatttctCCTTTGccatttacacaaaaaaaatgttaaatataaaatcaattaGGCGGGCCAGCGAACAGAATGGAAAATAATCTCGCCATTAGGACGGTGGCGATAATGATGCTGCCAATAACTGTGATGGATATATTAAATGACACTACTGACCGGCTCTGCCAGAAATGAGGCCGACCTCAGTGCAACGGATGACATTTTTGATGCTGctttgtttccgtttccgttgtGCCCGGCATGACATCAGCGATTCGGTTGAGTTTCATTTTGCACACCCACAGCAGGGGGCATCAATTCAACTGTgccattttatggcattttatttatcaatCCACTCAAAAACGAAACAACTCGTTGGATtataaatttacacaaaatattccacagaattcgcaaacatttttcacaaTAGTTGttggaaaaatgtattttaaatgcatttaaggCGATCGCAAACTCGAAACTGATTGAAGCGCAGCGAAATTTATGCCAGAACCTACAGACCTCTAAAGCAGGGCCAATTTATGAGTATGTGTAGGCATCGTTTGTGTGCTGAGAATTTCATTTCCCTATGCCAATTATGTTGCCCCAATATTATGACTTGGACACACTTCAATGGTTACAGCAAATTCAAAAGAACTGTCTGGGTCTTTACTTGTATCCCGAACATGTGCTGGCATAGGTCTGGGTGTGTGTTCAAACGGAACGATACCAATTGGGTATTATGATGAATACCACATACATTATTGCCTCTGTGCCTGGAGAAGTTTTAAACATTTAGAAAATGATGTAGTTTGAGTATTGAACATTATGGTGAGTGGCAgtcgcttttgctttgttgccaGACCAGACGAGTTCGTACCCGTAGTTCCAGGCCTTGACAATAGAGTGCGGAGAGATTCAATTTTTCATGGCGGCGAGCTTTTGTCACATATAATTTTTAAGTGCAATTCTTTCCTAATGACGGTGCTGCCCGACCGCTGAAATTCTTATTTTTCTAGCGATCTGGTGACCATCAAATATAACAGCTTAGGCAAATAGGATACATTGAGGATCAGTTGTAGATATAACAGTAGTAACGCTGCTAGACGGCACTCAACAGCACCCGGGGCCTTGTCAGAATATATGCATAGtcatacaaatgtatacaTGTGCAACTTTATAAAATATGTCGGGTTTTATCTACTTACATTTTATAGCTACATAActattggtatatttttgcGGGTCAGatggtatatttgatcgaaaacttcgcggtcacactgctcaCAACAAGCGcgtaaaaaaaacatacaaataaaaaccccAGTAGGGGCTATAAAAGCAAACCGCAACATCCGAAAGCATCACTAAAACAAACGCGCACCAACGAGTGACAAGACAGAACCATCTGTGTGAGATACAAGTTCCAAAAACCAACAGTTAAAGTCGAGCTAATTGCCGGTATTTTCTTGCAtaacaaaagaacaaataaataaagacaATCGACATGCAATCCGTGGCCAAACAATCTATGCGCGCCCTGCCGCAGGTGGGCAAACAAGGTGTGTGTAACTAATCCTCCGCGAGTTTTGCCCGTAAACAATTCATCTCCATTTACCTAATTAGTGTGCTACCTGTCGACGAGCAGCGCCTGGCGTGCAACAGTTGGTGGCGGCAACGACATGGTCGTTGAGATCACAGAGCCCAAGACACGGACCGAGAAGCTGGTGGCCTTCCAGAAGAAGCTGCGTGCCAAGACGCCGCTGGGCAAATTGGACGAGTTCTCGCGCCATCCCTACCAGGAGAAGGAGCCCCTGAAGCCGTGGCCCAATCAGACGAATCCCTACACAGGCGAAATCGGTGGGCCCGCCGGTCCGGAGCCCACACGCTATGGCGACTGGGAGCGCAAGGGTCGCGTCTCCGATTTCTAGTCTAGTCTCCCCACCCAAAAAGTTCCTTTAGCTAGCGTCTAGGCTGttatttaaaaattacaattaagaATCAAAGCAAATCACGTATACTCGAAgcttaatattatttttttagtgTATAAAATAGAAATACAAACATTTTACAAAGAATACaacattgtttttggtttaatttgaTTGGTGCTCTAGCAGTTCGGAGACCAGACGCTCGCTGAGCTGCcacaattgctgctgcagtgcagcaCTCTTGGAGAGCTTGCTGGGCTCACAGAAGAAGCAATTGTTGAAGTAGAGTCCCGACAGGCCCGTCAGCTCGTTGGCTGTGGCGCAGTAGATGCTGGTGGCAGCCGCTTGTTGCTGTCAAGAGTGTAATCTTTCAAGTGAAAGTCTATTAAATTAAAGGCGCATTTCTCTTGCTTACCAGGGACTTGGTGAAGGGTCTCACGATGGCAAACAGCCAGCGGTAGAACCAATAATTACGCGACAATTCCGTGGAGACCATATTCCCAGGATGCACAGAGAAAACAGAGATTCCGCGTTGCTTCCAGCGCTGCAAGAATGTGTTAATTTAGTGACCTAATTTTGTGGGACAAGTTCGGGCGTGACTCACTTGAGCCAGTTCCTGGGCAAAGAGGACGTTGCACAGCTTTGCATTGTTGTAGGCCATCATGCTCCAGTATTTCTCTGGTGGTGGTGACAAATGATGAACGCCCAGATTGTCCACAGGAAGATTGGCGAACCTGGACGAAGGAAAAGAAGGATTGTTATAATCTAAGacgcatttgtttgtttagccCAGTTCTTCCAGTATGGATCAAGCATTTGTTATTCATTCCTCCGAACCCATTGGACTTTGCTCCCCCCGCAGTCAACGCCAATCGCTAAACGAGTCTTGATTGGCATTGTCGTTGTTCTTGTGTATTGCCGGCGTTTAACGCTCGTTATTAATGAGATGCATAAAGTCAGAATCAACAAAGTACAGGGCATTGACAATGACTAAGACCCCTCCTTCGGTTTCATATGTTTCACGAAGTGCACCCAACAATGGGCCACAACAAGTGGCTAGTGAAACAAAGCCCAGACAATAAACTCTGATGCCACAAGGACAGTCGgaagtgtatgtatgtatgtacatgaaatTGAACTCTTCTCAGAGTCTGTTCAGAGGGGCTTCAGCAATGGCGAGGGAGCTGAAGCCCCGTTCTGGTCACGTGTAGCGCATGCTCAGGGCGCATAGAGCCGCCACAAACATGAAAGTTCCGATTCGCGCACATTTTGGACTTTggatttgttttcatttttaaaattcCCGACCAGCGCTCTCGGCTTGTGGCCCCAACTaaacagcacagaacagaacgatCGATGTAAAAATAACGTCGCAaaaatctatgcaaatttgaatttatttttacattgcTGCTTTCTAGATATGTAAATGGAACTCgttgtgctggctggctgactggctggcggCTGTTGTTCGGGCTTGTGGGAGTTAATTGTTGGTTTGGTGTTGCGGTAGGTACAGGCAGAAACGAGTGTTCGTGTTGTTTAAAGCACTTGCACTTGCTTGTACTTCTACGGAATGGAACATATTTAAACAGACGTGCGAGCAGGGaattaattttacatatttcattCCAGCTTGTTTACATAAACctttaaaattcaataaataataattaagtgTACTAAATGCATTTAAGATTTCTACATAATGATGCGAAAATCTTTGCAATTCTCTGGTGAGAACTTGTAGAATTGTAGAATTGTTTGCCTTCGAAATGATTCGAAAATATTTATCAGTTAGCACCCATTTGCGTTGCTTTTGACCCCGATAGCAATTCATCAAATCTCGgaatacattttgtggcatacATGACTACCAGCAAGTACACCGAATGGCGCACGAGACTTTTTGTTGCATGCGCTGACTGGACTGGAAAGATACATACTCGAAACGAGAAGCCAAAAATGTGATACGTGAGCTGAGCAACGCacacaggcagccagcagcagcagcagcagcggcaacggcaacggcaggaaaaagaaaccacCTCCAATATTCgtaacaactacaacaaactCCCCAATCCAATTGCGTTTTGTGCTTCTTCCGCTCGATTCAATTCACGCGAGTCTCCTCGTCTTCCATCATTTTTTATCTGTGAGATACTACGCACAGTGGGTCAAGGCATTATTTTAAATAGCAGGCTACACATTTAGGTGCAGTGAAATTTGAACATATAATATTAAAGTTGTTGAAGCCTCGAGGATCGGTATAAATTAGACTTGGGAAAGATGTTTGGATCTCCCTCTATAGATATAATTCATTGTCATCCTAGGATGTGCTCAATACAAGTATTCATCTATGTAGAACTATGCATAAACTATGTATATCCCACTGTGCCTACATCTGCACGTGAGGGTGCGCCCTGctatacgagtatgtggggTTTCGATAATGTAATCAAAGCTGTGGCGTCGTCGTTGTTCTTTTGATAGTATGTACAGTGGTTGATTTGGTTTATCTGAAATTTACAAGTACCATTGTGCGCagcacaaaatgtaaataaagtCGCTGGAAAAACGTTTTCTCGAAGCTAAGTTCAATTGCGCTTCGCCTTGAAACGAgaccaaacaaaacagaacttCAAACAGTGACGAGGCAGATGAAGTGACGCCACAAGAGGAAACATTTTTGGAAACCAGACCTACACTGGCCCACACGGCATTGCTGCGAAATGAGTACATATGCTggcgaaaatatttatatttggcTCGCACCATGAATAGTTTAGCCCCAAAGCGAAAAGAAACCGGTCGGGTGCAAAGTCCACCGTGTGTGGAGGGGCATAAAAGTGCAGTCAACtcgcaaaataaaataaataaaagaagaaaagtaGGAGAGTCATAAGCGATGGCGTCGACTGCTAAATATTCGCTAGTAGAGAAAGATCTCTTAGATCTGTAACCCTTAAGCTATGAAAGCCTCGCACAACAGTCATACATTTCTGACTTTATATTTGTTGATTAGGAATTGCAATCATGGAATCTATATACAAAGTATAATCTATTTGGGGAAACATATTTTAACGTAAACAATAAATGCAGACAGGTCTACGTAGTTTGGACTACTGTGCAGATAATGTCAACGATTTGAAGTGATTAGCTGATGGTGACCCAAAATCCACAAATCAGACTTTAGTCATTGATATTAATATATGCCACTTGATCGATTGAGGGTATGGGGATCGCAAAACGTTGAAAACGGTTCCTGTTGCAAATACCATGATAAATGTACCTCAGACTCTAAGAAAACGAATACCGGTTGCAATAATGTCAAATGCTTTGccggccaaaacaaaaatatggaaCTTGAATGAGATTTACAGTGGCGGCTGAAAAAGTGATCACAGTTCAATATGGTACTACAGATTTAAGCATAAATTTGTTCTCCCAGTTgctaaatatttcaataaatatatcaacacatgtacatatattcggATGATGTGACtccttattttatttaaaattacgTACCTGTGTGATTCAGATGACAGCACCACAATTCTCGACTTGTAATCAAACAACGTCTCCAGCTGCAGAGTCAAGTAGAAATGGGATAAATGCGATACTTGGAATGTAGTCTCCAGACCGTCAACGGTCGTCGTATAGGGCAAGGCAAAAACGCCCGCGTTCAGGATGAGGTAATCAATGTGGctggaatatatgtacatgaatattaatattttgtgtacTAAATCCTCTCTAGTTAAGTCACTCACCTCACACTCTGCTTGATTTCCTGCACAAATTGCTGGACAGCACGCAATGAACTCAAATCGAGGGCCACAAAGCGGCAACGAGCTCGCGCCGAGGGTCGCTCCTGGGCAATCCGATCGATGGCTGCCTCAGCGCTGGCCCTACTGCGACAGGCGAATATGATCTCACAACCATGctgagacagagagcgagcagtCTCAAAGCCAATGCCGCAATTGGCTCCGGTTATCAATGCAATTCGTCCGTGCAGATCCTTGCCATGGAGCACCTGTAGTGCTGTGCTGCAGGAATCAAATCTCTGCCGCACTTGTGCCACGTTCTGGGTGGGTTCTTCCACAGCAAAGGCTAGGCGGGGATCCACattgctgcgctgctgcgtCTCTTTGTtgaggaaaataaatttttttgaGCTGCTCGTCATAGTATTTTTCCCAGCCCAAGGGAAGCTCCCCAGTAATGCGCTTGGATCGCCCAGTCCTGGGATGGGTCCACTGCGAGGTTTTGTTCTGCTGGctggaaagaaaaacaacatttatcAGCAAAGTTTTATGGCTGAACTTGACCTTTATACTTCACGTAGCAGACAGTGCCGTCGTCTGTGGCACGCTCTTCCCAGCCTGGGGGCAGCTCATCCTCGCTGTCTGTATCCGGTAGGGACATcattttttaactttttaaagcttaatttatttaaaattggTTGAAAATACGgaaagaacaaacacaaaacaaagacagAGCCGGCAGTCTAATTTATCGATATACCGCAAAaccatcaaaaatataccaaaatataccttttcatATGGTAAAGGAAAACAGAACGTCTAAATCGGCGTATTTGGgcgagaagtgatgtagatgtagattaAAATAAATCTTCTTACTGGTTGACTATTACAACAGTAGGGGCGCTGCAGTAAGTGTTATACATGATGGTCACCAAATCTAGAaacttctacttctacttatCTTGTACTTGTACTTTAATTTCTATCTGACAAAAACTCGCCGCCATAAAACGACATATTCCTCGGCACTATATTGCCGAGAACTGGAACTACGGGCACGAACTCGTCTGGTCTGGCAACACTTCAACCGATACCGCTAATTGTATGGTTTGCCCTTCTCGCTTTAGAACTTTGAAAAATTTGTTAGTTCTTCAATATTTCTCTGTGACATCCATATTGTAAATGTTACCCATTTAGTCACAGAGGcaataatgtacaaatgtggTATTCATCATAATACCCATTTGGTATCGTTCCGTTTGAACACACACCCAGACCTATGCTTCCACATGTTCGGGCTACAAGTAAAGACCCAGACAGTTCTTTTGAATTTGCTGTAACCATTGAAGTGTGTCCAAGTCATAATATTGGGGCAACATAATTGGCATATGGAAGTCTAATTCTCAGCACACAAACGATGCCTACACATACTCATAAATTGGCCCTGCTTTAGAGGTCTGTAGGTTCTGGCATAAATTTCGCTGCGCTTCAATCAGTTTCGAGTTTGCGATCGccttaaatgcatttaaaataaatttttccAACAACTATTGTGCCAAATGTTTGAGAATTCTGTGGAATATATTGTGTAAATGTATAATCCAACGAGTTGTTTCGTTTTTGAGTGGattgataaataaaatgccataaaatggcACAGTTGAATTGATGCCCCCCTGCTGTGGGTGTGCAAAATGAAACTCAACCGAATCGCAGATGTCATGCCGGGCacaacggaaacggaaacaaagCAGCATCAAAAATGTCATCCGTTGCACTGAGGTCGGCCTCATTTCTGGCAGAGCCGGCCAGTAGTGTCATTTAATATATCCATCACAGTTATTGGCAGCATCATTATCGCCATAATCATTATCGCCACTGTCCTAACGGCGAGATTATTTTCCATTCTGTTCGCTGGCCCGCCtaattgattttatatttaacattttttttgtgtaaatggCAAAGGagaaataataatcataattgcTCTAGTTTCGAGACTAATTAGCGTTcagaaataattgaatttgtccATTGTGCCGCTTAAGCTCTGCCCCCTAAACAGGAActggttgcagttgcagcatttgcatCTAATTTATGGGCTCagtgagaaaataaaaacagtcAGAAAATATAGGAAAAATACGCAAATCACATAAATCAATGtgattaattatgaaaatattttgtatacggCCTTTGATGCGTTCAATGAGGATTTTACATTTAGAAACAGGTATTTAGATTCGGTCTGTTGAATATTGATCTTTTTCTTAACCATCATTAACCAATTATTGTAGCTTCTACAACAATAATGTGCGGTAAAAGTATTCTAGTTCTAGCACCCGAactgttttatattttctctttgTACTCTTTATACATAGGTATAAGTATAATCTACAAAATTGCCTAGAGTTGTCACTAACTTACAGATGTCAGCGAAAATGACTCCATTTCATCTGCCGCGTATTTATGCGAAAACATTATCAAGTTGACACCGTTTAGCTCACAAAAAGAATGGAATATAATTGTGTATATAACACATTTCAGCGATGTGTACTCTTTTATTGCAATGAAACGgaagaaaaattgcaaaattaaaGCCCTTCGTGTAAATACGAGgcatgcatttttcatgaCAACGTGGAGGTATTCTTCTCAACCTCCATCACCTAACATGCCATGAGAGCGTACTGCACTCgttttggtacattttttgtttggatattttatttatgaaatgGTACATCTAAACCACAGAAAGATTTGCTGCGCCCCCTGGCGCACTTTTGTTGAAGCTTGTTCTGATTATGGAAGTTCTTCGATAGATGGCCGCGAAGAATCAGTGTTTAGCGGCGTAAATTCAAATCTTTAATATAATTACCAAGTGTAGCCCAAAAAAAACTTCCACTTGTTGCACTGTATTTTACTTAGTTTATTATCATATTAAATAGCTTCTTAAAAGCCTAACTAAAAAGTCAACGATCTTATGCACTAACTGCTTGACCTTTGAAACGAAACCTAATTAGCCGTTGGCGGCTCATTGATGATTCCGTAAAACAGGATGAGCTTTGTTGGATCATGGCGCACCAAAATAATGAAAGGTGTGTCGGCCCGGAAGAGCACATCGGGTCCGGATTTTTTCAGGTACGTGAccgtcgccgccgctgcctccgtGCCCGTTTCGTTGACGGTGAAGTCAACTTTGTGCACAATGTCATCCACGACAAGATCGGAGCGTGCCGCGGGCGAGGCGCGTCGCTGGGCCTCTAGACTCTGAAGGCCGTTGCCCCTGTGACTATTGCTGAGTCCACTACCCGGCGACTGCGGCTCACTTGTGGCAATGAGGGAGAGGTCGCTCTGGACTGTGCTGAAGATGCCGCCGATGCCCATTTGTTGGAGCATGGTCTTGAGGTTAACAGACTCCGTAATGTGCATCTTGGGGAAGGCGATTATGGCTGTGCGGCGAACCATTTTGCCGATCAGGTCCTCGACCACGTCCGCGTTCAgtctctgctgcagcatctgcagctggTTGACGGACGACTTGAAGGGCTGAATGATGTACATGGTGCTCAGGTTGCCGCGATAGGGCAGGCCCAGGATCTTGCAGCCCAGCTGTTGGTCCTCGTGATAGGGAAAACTGCCGCCCGTCGCCATCATCGAGACAGTCAGCGCCGGCTGTGTGCCCTCGCCATTTGGATAAAAAATGTCCGGCCTGGTGGCCGACATGACGAAATCCGTTTCCCAGAAGGCCTTGAAGTACAGTGCATTGGCCAGGATCATGCGGGTGCTCTGTGGTATGTCACTGGATATGATGCTCTCGATATGGTTGCGTGTGTGCTGCGCCACCCAGCTGTTGATGTTGTAACGCGCCTTGGCCGGACTTGCCTCGAAGTCCTCCGTCTCCAGATCCGAGCCATAAATATCGCGAATTACTTGACTGtaaatgcaaagaaaagagGAAACATGAGTTAGAAATCATCGGTGGGTTTGTAAATTACGTAGTGCATTAGGAACGAACACATGTTGCAGGTAGCTTTCGGGATGTACGGACAGAAAATGGAAATCTAACAGCAATCGGAGCAATTTGTGATTTCCTCAAGCTTTGCTGATAACTCGGTTGATTTAATCCACACATGTTTTTCCGCTTAAACGTGCCGGTTGTTATTTCATAGCTCTCCCCGATTTAATCTTTATCTGTGCGCATGCATTGCCAATAACTAACTTCCCACTGATCTGAAGGCCTATCCTCAAGGAAAACTGATATTTGCATGCCTTTTTGATTTTAATCTGAGCTTCAacatatttgaaaataaaggGAAAATACTCTGATAATCTTATGATTTTTGAAAC
The sequence above is a segment of the Drosophila subobscura isolate 14011-0131.10 chromosome U, UCBerk_Dsub_1.0, whole genome shotgun sequence genome. Coding sequences within it:
- the LOC117901194 gene encoding succinate dehydrogenase assembly factor 4, mitochondrial, with the translated sequence MQSVAKQSMRALPQVGKQVCYLSTSSAWRATVGGGNDMVVEITEPKTRTEKLVAFQKKLRAKTPLGKLDEFSRHPYQEKEPLKPWPNQTNPYTGEIGGPAGPEPTRYGDWERKGRVSDF
- the LOC117901193 gene encoding LOW QUALITY PROTEIN: WW domain-containing oxidoreductase (The sequence of the model RefSeq protein was modified relative to this genomic sequence to represent the inferred CDS: deleted 1 base in 1 codon) yields the protein MMSLPDTDSEDELPPGWEERATDDGTVCYVNQQNKTSQWTHPRTGRSKRITGELPLGWEKYYDEQSKKFIFLNKETQQRSNVDPRLAFAVEEPTQNVAQVRQRFDSCSTALQVLHGKDLHGRIALITGANCGIGFETARSLSQHGCEIIFACRSRASAEAAIDRIAQERPSARARCRFVALDLSSLRAVQQFVQEIKQSVSHIDYLILNAGVFALPYTTTVDGLETTFQVSHLSHFYLTLQLETLFDYKSRIVVLSSESHRFANLPVDNLGVHHLSPPPEKYWSMMAYNNAKLCNVLFAQELAQRWKQRGISVFSVHPGNMVSTELSRNYWFYRWLFAIVRPFTKSLQQAAATSIYCATANELTGLSGLYFNNCFFCEPSKLSKSAALQQQLWQLSERLVSELLEHQSN
- the LOC117900990 gene encoding serine protease inhibitor 28Dc, with amino-acid sequence MWRLLLALVMLMSAVRSETDLWRTDLRSPETQAYIMRLQQEQQQQQQQQQQETLQPRLPLQQQQQSEPAEYRPSPDLVNETVNIRTDSIAGSATWGSSASGSSYVDVASSDQIARSVFNFAQNLANQLSARYRKTEIFSPLSIASSLALLLLGAKGRSYQELSSVFGTSDTIKFHEQFGLMLQDVRQPTLESVSAQRPQVPWRTSSGRQYRRYLRPAPHEVHLANGLFTQAGYTLNAGYSQVIRDIYGSDLETEDFEASPAKARYNINSWVAQHTRNHIESIISSDIPQSTRMILANALYFKAFWETDFVMSATRPDIFYPNGEGTQPALTVSMMATGGSFPYHEDQQLGCKILGLPYRGNLSTMYIIQPFKSSVNQLQMLQQRLNADVVEDLIGKMVRRTAIIAFPKMHITESVNLKTMLQQMGIGGIFSTVQSDLSLIATSEPQSPGSGLSNSHRGNGLQSLEAQRRASPAARSDLVVDDIVHKVDFTVNETGTEAAAATVTYLKKSGPDVLFRADTPFIILVRHDPTKLILFYGIINEPPTAN